DNA from bacterium:
TTGACAGCCATGGAAACGGTTTTGAGTGGACTCAGAGCAAAGATTAATAAAGGCGTTGGATTACATGAGGCATATTCAATATTTCATCAATGACAAATTATCAATTAACAACGATCAATAGACAATTAATCAATACGGAGAAGAAAATGTCACGAAAATTTATACTATTAGTTATGGCGTGTGGTTTGTTTGTAACCTCCTGCAGTAAGGAAAATACTATGACCATGAATCAGGTTGCCGAAAAGTATGTTAAATTGACCTTAAAAATCGGATTGTATGATGCCGATTACATTGATGCGTATTACGGACCGGCGGAATGGCGTCCTGCACCGGATACCGTCAAGTCTGACGATACAACTCAAATTCGTGCGCTTGAAAAAGAAGCCGATGAATTGCTCAATCAACTTCAGGCTATTCCGCGGACGAATATTTCTGAAATGGAAGAATTGCGTTATAAGTTTCTTTATAAGCAATTGGTTGCTGCACGTACTAAAACACAGATGTTACTTGGACGTAAATTGACCTTCGATGAGGAAGCCGCAGAATTGTACGATGCACAGCCTCCGAAATACGATCAACCGCATTTTGAAGAGATCCTGAAAAAATTGGATGCTGCGCTTCCCGGCAAAGGCAATATCATTGACCGCGCCAATAACTTTCGCAATCAATTCGTCATTCCTAAAGCGAAACTCGACACGGTTTTCAAAGCTGCCATTGCCGAGGGGCGTCGTCGTACACTGCAACATATTAAAATGCCGACGAATGAAAATTTTGTCGTCGAGTACGTGACGGATGTTGCGTGGAGCGGATATAATTGGTTCAAAGGCAACAGCTTCAGTGTAATTCAGGTGAATACCGATTACCCGATTTTTATCGATCGTGCTGTTGATCTCGCCAGTCATGAAGGTTATCCGGGACATCATGTATTTAATACACTGGTTGAAAACAGGATGATGAAAGAAAAAGGTTGGATGGAATATTCCGTGATGCCGCTGTTTACCCCGCAGGCATTGCTCATGGAAGGCAGCGCAAATTACGGCATTGACGTTGCCTTTCCGGCCGCTGACCGCATGCGGTTTGAAAAAGAAGTCCTTTTTCCGCTTGCAGGCCTTGATTCGAGTTTAGCCGATAAATATTATGAGATCGAACACCTTAAAAAAGAATTGGCGTACTCCGGGAACGAAGCGGCCCGTGCTTATCTGAATGGTACGATGAGTAAAGAAGACGCGATTGAATGGCTTATTCAATACGGATTATATCCGCGTGAACGTGCCGAACAACGTATCCGATTTATGGACAAATACCGTGCGTACGTGATTAATTATAATCTCGGTCAGGATATGGTCGCTCAGTATATCGAACGCAATGGCGGCACGCCCGATAATCCCGATAAGCGTTGGCAGTTGTTCGAACAATTGCTGTCTACACCACGTACGCCGTCCGGATTAAAATAAATCACGCTGACAATCCCGTTAAACAAGGGAAGGCGTTTATGAACACAGTAAGATGGTTGCTGTTGCTGACGTTCGTGCATATTTCATGCGCGAAGCGAATTTATGACGTTGCTTATCCGACGCTTGGTGATGGAAAGTATGACAGCGAATTTCCATACAAAGATTGTTCGAAGCAGTTGGCTGAAATAAGCGAAACTGTGAAAATGATCTATTCCACTGCGTTTTACAAAACGTATCTTTTTCCCGAAGAAGCACAAGTAAGACCGGTGGACTTTAAGGACGAAGCCATTCTGAAAAAATCGAACAAAACTTTGTATTCGCATAACTCAGTTTCAGGAACGGCTACGATTCTGTATTATCAGGATAAAAAAATAGCACTGCTGACGTGCGCACATATCGTTGATTTTCCGGACACAACGTATAGTTATTATTCACGGGGTCAGGAAGGTGATGTCATTAAAAGTGTATCCATTCGGGAAAGACAGACCAACTTTGTCCGTGATTTACCGGAGGGCGGCGAAGTTGAGATTCTGGCAAGCAATGTCGCACTCGATATTGCCATCATTGGACAAACTTTAAAGTCACTGCCTGAGCAGCCTTTGTCGATTTTTAAATATCCGATTGGTAAGTCCAAGGAGCTTGAATGGGGAACGTATTTGTATATCATCGGTTATCCGATGGGGTATAAGATGATCACCAATGGTATCGTTAGCAGTCCTAATCGCGATAAAAAAGGATCGTTTCTGACGGACGCACCGTTCAATCGCGGTTTCAGCGGCGGTATCGTGCTGGCTATCCGCGACGGCGTGCCTAACTTTGAATTAGTCGGGATGGCCAAGTCGGTGGCGGCTAACTATGAATTTATTTTGACGCCTTCGAAAGAATTCGATCAGTCGCTCTACAATCCGGGCATGCCGTATGAAGGTGAAGTTTTTGTCGAACAAAAAACGGATATCCGGTACGGTATCACCAATTCAATTTCCACCGAGACGATAGGCCAGTTTATCCGCGACCATAAAACGGATATTGAGGCAAAAGGATTCTATTTGCAAACCTTATTTCCATGAGCTTGGAAATATTTTGAAAGTGCATCAAAAATTTTTATATTGCCCGCCAAAAAATGGCGGGAGTCAATGAATACTTTTTCAACGACATTACATCCTTTACCTCCGTACGATTTTAATATTTCCATTCACTCACATCGGAATAAACGTTATCATTACGATCAATACGATCGTAGCGGTTCCGTATATAAATGTGCGATTGATATACGCGGCAATGCTGCCTTGATTACTTTATCCGATAAAGGAACGCCTAAAGAGCCTCGGTTAAAACTGTCCATTTCCGGCGGTCACATCACCAAAAACGATTTGAAATGGGTCAAAACTATTGTTGGCAGACAATTTCTTCTCGACCTGGACTTGAAAAAATTTTATTCAGGGATTAAGCATGATTCGGTTATGCGTGCCGTCACCAAACAATTCTACGGGCTTAAACCGAATTCGTCCGGAGATCTGTTTGAATGTGTTACACGGTGTATCATGAGCCAGCAAATCAGCGTGCACGTCGCCGATAAAGTTGAAATGGAATTTGTCAGGAAGTTCGGTGCATCGATTGATTCCAATAACGATACATTTTATGTTTTTCCGACGGCACACCGGGTAGCGGAATTGACCAAATCCGATTTACGCCGTGTAAAATTTTCAGAGCGTAAAGCCGAATACTTGATCGATTTGGCTAAAGCCATTGTACGCGGCGATATTGATTTGAATGCGATGGAAACATTGCCGAATGATGAATTTCGGGCTGAAATTACTAAAATCCGAGGGATCGGGCACTGGACGGCAGAATGCTGCTTAATGCATCTTGGGCGTTGGGAAATATTCCCGCGCGGCGATTTAGGATTGCATCAAGCCGTGCGACTTTTTTATGGTTTTAAAAAGAAAATTGGTGAAAAAGAAGTCGTCAAAATTGCCCGTCAATGGGCCGGCTGGGAGTCGTTGGCAACTTATTATTTATGGCACGCGTTGACGCATGCAAGAGCGAACGGCCAACAGAGTTAGAAAGGATTCATGGAATACAACATCATCGATATTTTTCTTTCGTGTATGGCCACGGTATACGGTTTATTTGTTCTCATCCTGACAGGCGCGTTATTGATCTATCGTTCGCCACGCTCTCAAAAAGACTTTTTTGTCAGCGTATTGATCCCTGCCCGAAACGAAGAGCGCCATATCGGCGAATGCCTCGAAGCTCTGGCGCTCCAAGACTATAATCAGGATAAATTCGAAATTATTGTGATCAATGATCGTTCGACGGATCGAACTTCGGCGATAGCGCGAGAATTTGAGAATAAATTTAAACACTTTACCATCGTTGACATTAAAGAAATGCATGCAACGATGGCTCCCAAAAAAAATGCGCTCAATGAAGGTATTAAAATTGCCAAGGGCGAAATTATTGTGTGCTCGGATGCCGATTGTTATGCCGAAGTCTCGTGGATCCGTTCGATGACTGAATGCTTCACGTCCGAAGTAGGCATGGTCATAGGCTATTCACCGATCAAACCGCTAAACCGCTGGTCGGTATTTCACCATTTTGTGGCGTTGGATTCATTAGCCCTGGCATCAGCCGCGGCGGCAAGTTGCCTGTGGAATAAACCGGTCACGGCTACAGGACGGAGCCTGGCGTATCGGAAAGAAGTTTTTAATGAAGTCGGCGGCTTTTCAAAGATCGCTCATTTTGTTTCCGGCGATGACGATCTGCTGCTGGGCCTCGTAAAAAAGACGAAATGGAAAATGGCGTACACTATCCGGCGCAATTCTCTGGTCGAAACACATCCGCCATTGACGTTCAGGCAATTTGTTAACCAAAAAATTCGTCAGGCGTCGAAAGGACGGCATTATTCGGTGAATATGGTTATTACATTAGTTTTATATTACATATTCAATCTCATGCTGATGGCGTACGCACCGCTGTATTGGTTGGATGGGCACAAGGATTTTTGGAAATGGTACCCATGGATAATGAAATTTTCCTCTGATTTTGTTTTACTTTTTGTCGGCGCCGTACGATTTAAAAAACTCTTTTACCTGAGTATGTATCCGATATTGGTCTTTTTACATCCATTATATATCGCTGTTTTTGGTGCGTGGGGACAATTTGGAAAATTTGACTGGAAAGATACCACGCATGATAAGCATTTGAAAGTTTAGTATGACGGCAATTATTATTCTATTTGCGATGGTCTTGGGAATCTACGTTGTAACGGGATTACTCTTTGTTATGGGGCTATTTATGCCGGCATCGCAGAGGAATGCCGTAAGGCCTTTCGTGTCCGTTATTATTGCGGCTCGTAATGAGGAACAATCGATACCGGATTGTTTAAATAGTGTTTTGAATCAAACGTATCCTTCCGATTTATTTGAAATCATTGTCGTCGATGATCGTTCCAATGATCGTACACCTGAAATAATCCGTGACTTAACAAAAAGAAATCCATCTGTAAAATTGATTCAAATAAAAGAAAAACCTGAGAATATTTCCGGCAAGAAAAATGCATTGGAGCAGGGTATCAAAGCTTCGCGGGGTGAGATCCTGCTTTTTACGGATGCGGATTGCGGTGTAAAAATTACATGGATCGAAGGTATTGTTAAATATTTTACGAAAGATGTTGGTTTGGTCATAGGAGCGTCGTTTACGAGGGGAGCGACGTGGTTTGAGCGGCAGCAGTCGTTTGATTTTGCAGCGATGAAAGCGGCGGCGTGCGGGATTACTAATTTAGGATTGCCGTTTGCTGCGAGCGGGCAGAACCTGGCCTATCGGCGCGTCGCGTTTGACGAAGCAGGTGGGTTTGAAAAAATCCGGCATCGTATTTCCGGCGATGATGTTTTGATGATGCAATTGATCAGACAATTAAAAAAATGGAAAATTGTTTTTGCCGGTGATGCCGGAACTTTTAATTCAACGCGCTCCGAGCCGACATTGAGCGCTTTTATTCATCAACGCGCACGATGGGCGTCGAATACGGAAATGATGCTGACAATGAGCCCGTTATTTTTTACGTATCTCGTCAGCGTCTACGGACTTAATGTGTTTTTAGCTGGCGGGTTAATCTGGGGCATCTGGAATAAGTTGATGCTGGGACTCGTAGTATTCGGCTGGATCAACAAACTGATCATTGATTTCCTTGTAACATATCTCGGTTTTCAAAAATTTCAAAAACCGTTTTCATTTTCGTTTTTTTTGACATGGTTTTTTCTGCAGGCGCCGTACGTTCTATGGGTTGGTTTGCAAGGTGGATTACGATTATTTAAATGGAAATGAGTTACCACACTTTAAAACTGCGTTGCAAATCCAGTAAAATTTTACGAATTCACATATTCCTGAAAAGTTTTTACTCCGGCGCCGGTTTCAAATTTCCATCCTAAACGATGCAGCGCATTTTCAATTCCGGCGATAACCGTCACCATATCAAATACATCATAATAACCTAAATGTGAAATTCTGAAAATTTTACCTTTCAGATGATCCTGGCCGCTCGCTAAAGTCATACCAAAATCGCTGCGCAGAATTTTGAATATCTTATCCGCATCGAGCCCTTCAGGAACTTTAACCGGCGTGACGGAATTGGCCGGCTTTTCGGCAAATACTTGCAATCCCAACGCTTTTACCGCACGGCGGCAACCTTCGGCCATAACGCTGTGGCGTTTCCATACGTTTTCAATACCTTCTTCTTTGATCATCCGCAGCGTTTGTTGTAATCCTAGGATCAGGGAAATTGCCGGCGTGAAAGGCGTTGTATTAGCCCCGAGTTCTTTGGCGGCGCGTTTGAAGTCGAAATAAAATTTAGGTAAATCCGACGATTCGCGTGCTTTCATCGCCCGTTCGCTCACGGCACAGAAGGCCAAACCGGGAGGCAACATCAATCCTTTTTGCGATCCGGTTACGACCGTATCAAGTCCCCATTCATCAAAACGTAATTCCATAGCGCCGACAGACGTCACGCCGTCGACCATGATCAACGCATTGGAATTTTCCCGTATAATTTTCGCCATTTCTTTTACATCCGTAAAAGCACCGGTCGAAGTTTCGCTATGCGTCATGACAACCGCTTTAATGTTCGGGTTATTTTTTAATTTTGTTTTGACATCGTCGGGATTAGCCGATTTACCCCATTCAATTTTCATGACGTCTACATTAATTCCGTAGGCTTGCGGAATTTTTGTCCAACGTTCGCCGAATTTACCGCCCTCGATATTTAAAATCGTATCGCCTTTGGAAAGGCAATTCACAAAAGCGGCTTCCATTGCTCCTGTGCCTGAACTGGCAAATGTCAAAACCGGTTGTTTGGTCTGGTAGAGATATTTCAGGTTCTCATTCACTTCGATAAAAATGTCTTCAAAATCTTTGTTCCGATGGTGAATGATCGGATGGGCCATGCTGAGTTGGACATGCTCGGGAATCGGCGTTGGTCCGGGAGTAAAAAGTCGCTTTTTCATAAAGACCTCGTTTAGTCAGTTTGATATTTTTTTGTAATGGCTTTAGCTTTTTTGAGGACAGCTGTTTTTAATTCAACCGGTTCCAATACTTCGACGGCGTCGCCCCAACCCATGACCCAGGCGATAAACTCGTTGGATAACTTCACCCGAAGCGTAATCTCAAAACCTTCGTCCGTATGATGAATTTCCTGATTCTCAATCCAGAATTTATCGGTCATGTATTGTTCCAGGTCATCCGAAAATCGCAGCCTGACGATGACCATTTTACCGCCTGTAAAAGAACCCCATGAATTTTTGAATAAATCATTGACTGACGGAATTTCTTTTACCGGCGACGGCTGTTTTGTAAAACGAAATTGGCCGATACGTTCGATGGTGAACATCTTCAGTACGTCTTGATGTATGGCGATCAGGTAATGTGTTTTTCCGGCATTGTAAAAAGCTACCGGCGTTATCGTGCGCCACTGAAGCCGATCTGTTTTTGCAGAACGGTATTCAATTTCCATCACCCGTTTGTCACAGATAGTTTTGACCGTATTGATGAAAAATGAAAGCGTTTTATTCGAAAATTTCTCAAGGACCAATGAGAGGTTTTTGATCGTTTCATTTTTAGCAAAGGCAAGATAGGTCGTGACGAGTAAATTGATTTCGGAGAGGTTTATCTCGACGCGATAGGCTTGTTTCCGTGAAAAAACGCGGATGCCCATGTCGCGAAGCACTTTGACGTCCCGGCGGATCGTTGCTTCGCTGGTAAGAAAAATGCCCGCAAGATCGTTTTCGGAATATTTGTCCGGAAATTCAAAAATTAAAGCCGCTATTTCAATCTGGCGTTGGAGTTCGTCAAGTCGGTTCATATATCAGCATTTATCGGAGCAAAAGTGCGGTTTTTTAATTTTTTCTCAAATTTTGAGAATTTTTGACCGGAACTACTACTTAAATTAAGTACGTAATCAATGACGAACAATAAACAAAATAATTAATAACTCAAACAACAAAACAAAAAATAATGGAGGTTACCATGTCAAAAGGAACATTAAATCGCGCGATCCTGATCGGAAGATTGGGCAAAGATCCTGAATTACGCTACACAACCGGCGGCATCCCGATCACGTCGTTTAGCCTGGCTACAGGCCAGTCTTATAAAGACAAAGACGGTAAAGTCGTCGAGCAAACCGATTGGCACAAGATCATTGCATGGCGAAAGCTCGCAGAAATCTGCGGGCAATACCTGAAAAAAGGTTCGCTCGTGTGCATTGAAGGCCAATTAAAAACGCGCTATTACGACGATAAAGACGGCGTCAAACGTTCCATCACGGAAGTGGTCGCTGAAACGTTACAAATGCTCGGTGCAAAGATGGAGTCGGACAAACCGGCTGAACCGGAAGAACCGGTAGCCGAGTTGGTCGCCGAAACAACCGGCAACGAGGGAATGCCGTTTTGAACTTCCTTCACTGAGTTCCCGGAAATGAGGGGGCTTTATAAGCCCCTTCGGCTCACGGGTACGAATTTTCCATAATTTTAAATTTGCGTCTGATGGACAGTTTTTATACTTTGAGCAACTTCCAAAAAGATTTTAAATCAATCCATATTTATAAAAACAATAGCGTTTCAGGAGAATTTTTAAAATGGCAGAATTGAAAAAAGATGATGACACGATCGTCGTCGATAAAGAAAAAAAGGCATCGTTGGAGCGGACCATTTCCGATATCATGAAGGAATATGGCAAAGGTTCTATCATGCGATTGGGCGAACGTTCGGCGATGACGGTCGACGTATTTTCGACCGGTTCGATCGCGATTGATGCCGCGCTCGGCGTCGGAGGAATTCCGCGCGGCCGTATTACTGAAATTTTCGGCCCTGAATCGAGCGGTAAAACTACGCTGGCCTTGCACGTGGTGGCTGAATCTCAAAAACTGGGCGGCATCGCCGCATTTATCGATGCGGAACACGCTCTCGATCCCGTTTATGCCAAACGCCTTGGCGTCGATACGGATAATTTACTGATTTCACAGCCGGATAACGGTGAACAGGCTCTGGAAATTACGGAGCGTCTTGTGCGCAGCAATGCGGTGGATATTATCGTTATCGATTCGGTTGCGGCTTTAGTGCCACGCAGCGAAATTGACGGTGAAATGGGCGACGCGACGATGGGTGTGCAAGCGCGCCTGATGAGTCAGGCGATGCGTAAATTAACCGGCGCCGTGAGTAAATCGAAAACATGCGTGATTTTTATCAATCAGGTGCGCGACAAAATCGGCGTGATGTTCGGGAATCCTGAGACGACGACCGGCGGGCGCGCGTTGAAATTTTATACGTCGATCCGGATCGATATTCGCCGTATCGGACAAATCAAAGCCGGTGAACAAATCGTCGGTAATCGAACCAAAATCAAAGTTGTTAAAAACAAATTGGCGCCGCCGTTCAAAGAAGTCGAAACCGATCTGATGTACGGTTTCGGAATTTCCCGCGAAGGCGATCTGATCGATCTGGCGACGAATATGAATATTGTCCAGAAGAGCGGAACCTGGTATGCCTTTGACGATGAAAAAATCGGACAAGGTCGTGAAAATGCCAAACAGTTTCTGATCGACAATCCGGACACATACAAAAAAATCGAAACGAAAGTCCGGAAGGAACTGGGTCTGACTGCGGCGACTGAAACTAAAGAAACGCCGAAGCAAAGTCCCAACAGCGTTGAGAAAAAATCGAAGTAATCGGGCATTGTCGCTTTGGGCGAACAGGGGAGCGACAGAGCTTAATTTTATACGGTTATTTCCCATAAGCTCTGAATAACCGTAAATTTTCACAGGAAGTAATTATGGCAAAAGGAACATTAAACAAAGTCATTTTAATCGGCCGCCTCGGCAAAGACCCGGAACTGCGATACACACCGACCGGAGCCGCCGTCGCAACTTTTAACGTTGCCACCAACGAATCGTACAAAGATAAAGAAGGCAAAGAAGTCGATAATACCGATTGGCACCGGATCGTAGCGTGGAGGAAACTGGCCGAAATCTGCGGACAATATTTGAAAAAAGGTTCCTTAGTCTATATCGAAGGAAAACTTAAAACGCGTAACTATGACGATAAAGACGGTACGAAAAAATACATAACGGAAATCGTCGCGGACAATATGCAGATGTTGGGTGGACGAATGGGCGATAGCGGCAACGAGCGCGTCCCGCCGCCAATGTCGGATTCCGACACTACGTCGTCCAATTTATCCAATAACTCAGCCGAGCCTTCCAGCGACGCGAATGATGATCTGCCGTTTTGAATCAGGTTTTTTCAAGATAATACCAATTTAGGGACTTTCTCATCAAAACCCTGTATATCTGTATTGAGTTGCTTGACGGTTGCCATTGGATAACACGTATGAACGATGTCTATTCGTCGTCACGATTAGTAGTTCACAATTAGATAAGTTGTTTTTGAGGTCTTGCTGATAGTGGGGCGTGCTATCAATTTAGTCATAAAATTTATAGTCGTCACGCTAACATATGACCGCGAGGTGCTTAACTGGTGGTCTGATGTATATCTATTTGTAGTTATTTATGAAAAAGCCATTTTCTTTTGTTCTGGCATTCTTGATTAACTTTTGTAGCTGTGAGTATGCTCCGATAGTTTCAAACAAATCCCCCGATTTTCATAGACAAATCGAGCGAGTAATCATCCTATTTAGATCTGAGAAGGAACAATCAGAGTTATGCGAGCTTTTCGGAGTACGTATAATTGAAAAGCTTCAAGTCTCGAAAGTAGAATGCCGGTTCTATTCAGAAACATTCAATCGCGAATCAATAGAATTGGATGAAACTCGAATGAATTTAGATTCTATAACTGAGAGTTTCAACGCTGATGCATTCTTGAGAATTGATTTCGTTGGGCAAACTGTTTGGTCCGGTTCACAGGTTACTCGCCAAAAAGACTTTAATTCAAGTTTGTTTGATCTAAAAGGTAACAAGAAAAGAGTTTGGCGATCGTACTTCCACTTGACTACAAAAGCTGATATGTTTTACAATAATAATCGGTTGGATGCGGCTGATCTAACTGATCTGCTTTTTAATCAACTTAAAAAAGATAGGATTATTAATTAGGCGTCGTACTATCAGATAATTTATAATAACTTGTGTTTGTGTATATGTCGCTAGAATGGATAATAAGATTCAGTTACCGCTACATAGAGATCAAGCTTTATTCGCAAGTACATTATTATAGTAGTCAAACAAATGAACACTGCCACTATTACCAAAGAACATCAAACACCAAAGCTGGTTTTAGCTTTTATCGCAATTTATTTCGTTTGGGGCTCGACATACCTTGCTATTCGCTATGCTGTGGAAAGCATTCCGCCGCTCCTGATGATGGGAACACGATCGCTCATCGCCGGGCTCATCATTATAGCGTGGAGTTGGATGCGTGGCGATGAGAAACCGAAAGCTGAACATTTACCCGCATTGTTCATTATCGGCGCTTCATTTTTTCTCGTGGGGCATGGCTTGCTGGCATGGGCGGAACAAACCGTTCCTTCCGGACTTGCGGCGTTGCTCGTTGCATCGGAACCGGCGTGGATTGCATTGATAGAGTCGCTTGTGGCTCGGAGTTATACCTTAAGCTTAAAAGGAATTGCCGGATTGATTGTAGGTTTTGTTGGGATCGTTTTGCTGGTTGCTCCCACTGGAGATTTCGGTACAGGCAATACCGATGTAATTGGCGCAATGGCGATTATCGTTGGTGCGCTGTCATGGTCAGGCGGCGCGGTCTATTCGCGTTTTGCAAAACTTCC
Protein-coding regions in this window:
- a CDS encoding serine protease; the encoded protein is MNTVRWLLLLTFVHISCAKRIYDVAYPTLGDGKYDSEFPYKDCSKQLAEISETVKMIYSTAFYKTYLFPEEAQVRPVDFKDEAILKKSNKTLYSHNSVSGTATILYYQDKKIALLTCAHIVDFPDTTYSYYSRGQEGDVIKSVSIRERQTNFVRDLPEGGEVEILASNVALDIAIIGQTLKSLPEQPLSIFKYPIGKSKELEWGTYLYIIGYPMGYKMITNGIVSSPNRDKKGSFLTDAPFNRGFSGGIVLAIRDGVPNFELVGMAKSVAANYEFILTPSKEFDQSLYNPGMPYEGEVFVEQKTDIRYGITNSISTETIGQFIRDHKTDIEAKGFYLQTLFP
- a CDS encoding DNA-3-methyladenine glycosylase yields the protein MNTFSTTLHPLPPYDFNISIHSHRNKRYHYDQYDRSGSVYKCAIDIRGNAALITLSDKGTPKEPRLKLSISGGHITKNDLKWVKTIVGRQFLLDLDLKKFYSGIKHDSVMRAVTKQFYGLKPNSSGDLFECVTRCIMSQQISVHVADKVEMEFVRKFGASIDSNNDTFYVFPTAHRVAELTKSDLRRVKFSERKAEYLIDLAKAIVRGDIDLNAMETLPNDEFRAEITKIRGIGHWTAECCLMHLGRWEIFPRGDLGLHQAVRLFYGFKKKIGEKEVVKIARQWAGWESLATYYLWHALTHARANGQQS
- a CDS encoding glycosyltransferase; translated protein: MEYNIIDIFLSCMATVYGLFVLILTGALLIYRSPRSQKDFFVSVLIPARNEERHIGECLEALALQDYNQDKFEIIVINDRSTDRTSAIAREFENKFKHFTIVDIKEMHATMAPKKNALNEGIKIAKGEIIVCSDADCYAEVSWIRSMTECFTSEVGMVIGYSPIKPLNRWSVFHHFVALDSLALASAAAASCLWNKPVTATGRSLAYRKEVFNEVGGFSKIAHFVSGDDDLLLGLVKKTKWKMAYTIRRNSLVETHPPLTFRQFVNQKIRQASKGRHYSVNMVITLVLYYIFNLMLMAYAPLYWLDGHKDFWKWYPWIMKFSSDFVLLFVGAVRFKKLFYLSMYPILVFLHPLYIAVFGAWGQFGKFDWKDTTHDKHLKV
- a CDS encoding glycosyltransferase, which produces MTAIIILFAMVLGIYVVTGLLFVMGLFMPASQRNAVRPFVSVIIAARNEEQSIPDCLNSVLNQTYPSDLFEIIVVDDRSNDRTPEIIRDLTKRNPSVKLIQIKEKPENISGKKNALEQGIKASRGEILLFTDADCGVKITWIEGIVKYFTKDVGLVIGASFTRGATWFERQQSFDFAAMKAAACGITNLGLPFAASGQNLAYRRVAFDEAGGFEKIRHRISGDDVLMMQLIRQLKKWKIVFAGDAGTFNSTRSEPTLSAFIHQRARWASNTEMMLTMSPLFFTYLVSVYGLNVFLAGGLIWGIWNKLMLGLVVFGWINKLIIDFLVTYLGFQKFQKPFSFSFFLTWFFLQAPYVLWVGLQGGLRLFKWK
- a CDS encoding alanine--glyoxylate aminotransferase family protein; amino-acid sequence: MKKRLFTPGPTPIPEHVQLSMAHPIIHHRNKDFEDIFIEVNENLKYLYQTKQPVLTFASSGTGAMEAAFVNCLSKGDTILNIEGGKFGERWTKIPQAYGINVDVMKIEWGKSANPDDVKTKLKNNPNIKAVVMTHSETSTGAFTDVKEMAKIIRENSNALIMVDGVTSVGAMELRFDEWGLDTVVTGSQKGLMLPPGLAFCAVSERAMKARESSDLPKFYFDFKRAAKELGANTTPFTPAISLILGLQQTLRMIKEEGIENVWKRHSVMAEGCRRAVKALGLQVFAEKPANSVTPVKVPEGLDADKIFKILRSDFGMTLASGQDHLKGKIFRISHLGYYDVFDMVTVIAGIENALHRLGWKFETGAGVKTFQEYVNS
- a CDS encoding WYL domain-containing protein; the encoded protein is MNRLDELQRQIEIAALIFEFPDKYSENDLAGIFLTSEATIRRDVKVLRDMGIRVFSRKQAYRVEINLSEINLLVTTYLAFAKNETIKNLSLVLEKFSNKTLSFFINTVKTICDKRVMEIEYRSAKTDRLQWRTITPVAFYNAGKTHYLIAIHQDVLKMFTIERIGQFRFTKQPSPVKEIPSVNDLFKNSWGSFTGGKMVIVRLRFSDDLEQYMTDKFWIENQEIHHTDEGFEITLRVKLSNEFIAWVMGWGDAVEVLEPVELKTAVLKKAKAITKKYQTD
- a CDS encoding single-stranded DNA-binding protein, which translates into the protein MSKGTLNRAILIGRLGKDPELRYTTGGIPITSFSLATGQSYKDKDGKVVEQTDWHKIIAWRKLAEICGQYLKKGSLVCIEGQLKTRYYDDKDGVKRSITEVVAETLQMLGAKMESDKPAEPEEPVAELVAETTGNEGMPF
- the recA gene encoding recombinase RecA; translated protein: MAELKKDDDTIVVDKEKKASLERTISDIMKEYGKGSIMRLGERSAMTVDVFSTGSIAIDAALGVGGIPRGRITEIFGPESSGKTTLALHVVAESQKLGGIAAFIDAEHALDPVYAKRLGVDTDNLLISQPDNGEQALEITERLVRSNAVDIIVIDSVAALVPRSEIDGEMGDATMGVQARLMSQAMRKLTGAVSKSKTCVIFINQVRDKIGVMFGNPETTTGGRALKFYTSIRIDIRRIGQIKAGEQIVGNRTKIKVVKNKLAPPFKEVETDLMYGFGISREGDLIDLATNMNIVQKSGTWYAFDDEKIGQGRENAKQFLIDNPDTYKKIETKVRKELGLTAATETKETPKQSPNSVEKKSK
- a CDS encoding single-stranded DNA-binding protein translates to MAKGTLNKVILIGRLGKDPELRYTPTGAAVATFNVATNESYKDKEGKEVDNTDWHRIVAWRKLAEICGQYLKKGSLVYIEGKLKTRNYDDKDGTKKYITEIVADNMQMLGGRMGDSGNERVPPPMSDSDTTSSNLSNNSAEPSSDANDDLPF
- a CDS encoding EamA family transporter encodes the protein MNTATITKEHQTPKLVLAFIAIYFVWGSTYLAIRYAVESIPPLLMMGTRSLIAGLIIIAWSWMRGDEKPKAEHLPALFIIGASFFLVGHGLLAWAEQTVPSGLAALLVASEPAWIALIESLVARSYTLSLKGIAGLIVGFVGIVLLVAPTGDFGTGNTDVIGAMAIIVGALSWSGGAVYSRFAKLPSSPMMTAGFEIIIGGVLLLLTGIVFGEMGELHAVSLRSLLALLYLIIFGSVIAFSAYVWLLSQISATKISTHTYVNPVIAVLLGWILADEPVTFLTLAAAAAIMLSIYLVFSDRTHTEKELAGN